The DNA sequence CTTAGTcctgacactgcaccaaacgcttcactaaactagtccagcttagtctagtctaaggcAGTCCAGTttagtccctgcagctagtccagtccgagacagtccggtgcaacaaatgcACCCTGAATGATTTAGAAAATGGATTAACATTGTGTTAacaaactacgaatggcttgatcccttcgtagggtacataggcagcctaacgagaaggttagatgcagccataaaataacccaaatttaatattgtgcttgattttttttaaggaaagaaATTTATTATGGTTAATAGCGTAGAGATTAACCATGACTTTATTTTGGCCTATCACCGGATTTAGCTTCCAAATAAGAATTTTGGGTCGTTACAAAATTGGTATCAAagcaaattgtcacatctcggcccgggcctccaccacatcccaagcTCGACTCCattgtagcatgatattgtccgctttaggccccaaCCACACctttacggttttgtttctgggaactcatacgcgaacttcccaatgggtcacccatcatgggattactctcgcacgaactcgcttaactttagagttccgacggaacccgaagccagtgagctcccaaaaggcttcgtgctaggtagagatgggaatatacatataaggcttacaggatccactcccctaggtgatgtaggatgttacaatccacccccccttaggggtccgacgtcctcgtcgacacacttcctgctagggattggctctaataccaaattgtcacatcccagcccgggcccccacTACATCCCAGGCCCaactctaccgtagcacgatattgtccgctttgggccccgaccacaccttcacggttttgtttctaggaattcacacgagaacttcccagtaggtcacccatcatgggattgctcttgcgcgaactcgcttaactttggagttccaatAGAACCCGAAaacagtgagctcccaaaaggcctcgtgttaggtagagatgataatatacatataaggcttacatgatttactcccctgggtgatgtgggatgttacaaaatGATCCTGCTCTACAATACTCTACAATATGGAACATTATGGAGTTTTGTGGATGTGATTTATGATTTGCATTGATATTGCATTATTTCATAATTTCTATGATTAATGTGGCATTAATGTGAAATACACATGTATTATGAATCTCGCACTAGCAGGAGAGtgaatgtatttatattctcgtgttatgatgatgtgaaatatgatttcaatatttcataAGTTTTATGAATCATGAGGCATTTATGTGAAATGCATATGTATTGTGAATCACTCACACATGTGGTTGTGCGTGTAGTTTCCTGTGGATTGTGAATATAGGTTCTATGGATGATTTTGATGACCTGAGAGTGAAAGGGACTGTGAGGTTCCCCTGAGTTTTGATCCCTTAAACCTTTAGAGGGTGTTATACAGATGGGCTACTCCTACGGGATAGTCTATGTGGTATAGTTGTTAGAAATGGACATTCTAAGATTGAGAGGCACTAGGAGTGAGAGGCATCATGCGCTACCTTGGGTTTCGATCCCCTAAACCTCTGGAGGCCTACATGGACGGACTTGTACCATATTCTGTGGGGAGTGGGAGGGTACTTGGATTTGTGGTGTAGGATTAAATGGACACTCTCATTACCTTACTTCATGTTGTTGTGGTCAGATTGAAGTAAGGGTAATCGGTCGCAGAACTGGTCATCAGGTTAGATTATGTTGGCACACGAGTTATGTGAGTGAATTGTGGTGATGGCTATGTATAGCCAATGATGGTAAGTTCTTTTACCAGTAATGGTGATTGGGAATTCCAATGATTTTGGCAGGAATTTTTGATATTTGGTTTGCCAATTCTAATGGTTTGGCTTGAAATTGTGATATTTACTTAGCCACTGATGATTACGGCTTGAAATTCTAATTTTTAGTTGGCCGATGATGGTTACGGCTGGaatttattatatttgttttcCCAATGCTAAATATGGCAAAAATTTTCTGATGATTGGTATCACCAGTGATTGTGGCTAGAAATTTTGAGGAAGAATTGTGGTAACGGTTGTGTATAGCCAATGATGGTAAGTGGTTTTACCAATGATTGTGATTATTATGCTAGCATTTATCTAACCAATGGTAGATGTTGTTTGATAATCTGGTATTTATTTAGCCAATGAGGATTGCGGGTTAATGTTTGATATTTATTTTGCCATATGGCTAGAATTTATAACATTTATTCTACCAATAAATGTGGTTGAGAATCTGAGTATTTATGTGAAAATCATGATAATTGATTTgttgaattatttattttgagcttgaaacaaaaTTGTAGATTGAGGTTATAATTTTATTCACTATAAATGGAACAATGGGATTAGTTATTTGATGGTTGGAATCTCGAGGACgagatttattttaatgggGTTCGAATGTAATACCCTAAATATTTTAGAAATGATGTGGatattcattttattgtttatgtggaggaaaataaaaaatagatcgATATATGGTTAGGAAATTCGAATGGGGAAAATTTGAAATCCCACTTTcggattttattattatatatgttgtataattttccGTTAAGtggaaaatgatgaaaaaacCCCTAGTGGGCTAAATGAGATTCTTCGTGGACGTACTTGATATTTTCATACTTTTTCAGATTTCTTTTCATATCTGAATATTACGTGTCGATACGAGTGCATAGGTGCAAACGGATCTTAATTCTGAGTTAGAACGAAGACGTTACGAGCCTTGGAAGTAGTGAGACCTTTTAGACATGTGGACTTACTATTATTAGTGAGTCTATAATTagtcaaaaaaaaattaggaggtTTCCACTTCATGAAACCTGGTCCATAAGCCCAAAAACCTACAAAATCAACCCAAACAGACCCCCGCGACCCATGAACTTTCGACGACTATTCTGGCCAACTCCGGGGGAATGTTTtgacgccaccaccaccatcttgaagctctcactCCGCTCTACAAAACCCACCCAATAGCTTTCTTGATTGACCACCGTACATGGCGGTACACAAATACCAACGAAAATCTACTATTCTTCTGGCTGtccttttcatttttctggTGAATCGGCAAAGCGATGGTCGACGCCACCACTTGGGttttgtagcccatcatcccaggagTAAATCCTGACCAGCTTTGACCCTGTTGGACCACCATAGGCGACGAATTAACTCTGGGAAGCTTTAGGCACCTACCGACTTTATTGGCAAAATTGACCTTTcgtccacttttggacttcgtGGAAGGTATAAAACTTATTCCTCTTGTTGAGCTCTATctttctgtaaaatttggtaattttttgagTTTGTCAGAAAACTAGGTTTCCATTCACCGGAAACCGCCGCATGTGGCGGCGCATAGCCAGAGGCCCGATGCTGTCTTTTTTGGCTAATTTCGATATTTTGAATCCACGTATGATATGCATTTGGTGTGATTCATTTGTTTGAACCTAGTTTCGTGATTGGTAGTCACTTGAGAGCAACTCCACCGAGACAATTAGCCTGATGGACCGACGACTTTTTCAACCCAATAGCCAGAGTTGCAAGCTCCAGCCCATCCGGGCGTGTGGACTGAGGGGGGCCCGAGTGAAAGGCCCGGCTCTAATCGGTGGCCTAAGAGCCTGAGGGCCAGGTGATGCAAGGTTGACGTCAAGGTGACGTCAACcacgatttaaaaaaaatttccgtCAGGTGCGTGTTGTTCACATGCGCGGTGGGGCCCGTCACCGACAACTTTTCTGTCGGTGGGGTCTACGGTGTagagttttgaattgttaccgtTGTGGGGCACGTGGCGCGACTTCATCCATTGGATTTCAATGGATAGCCtatctagaccgttggatttccaatggtaaaaaaaaaaattcaaaccttCCGCGACCAGCTAGATGATGTGGCACAATatcagccgttggatttgagatCAATGGTCCACGTTATTCacctttataaattaaaaaaaaactaacgtctaaaaattttgaaatgttatgttgtgccacgtggcacaatctagaGGGttagatttcaattttttttaatccaacagcataaattaattaagttaataaaaagttaataaaaaatcttaaaaaaaattgattttacttttctataaataccttctcattatcttctgCCTTACaccataatttcatattttctcaaatactttcaaccacattctAATCTTTCTcgcaaagtttcaatccaattggtttccaacaaaatgactaatgaTGCAGGTATGAATTGGACGcttattgaagatgttacgttgtgttctagctgggttgaagttacttaTGATctgattacgggtaatgagatgtaGTTGCGAGAAAtatggagtcttattcataccaattatcttgagaaaattggtgggaaaagaaccaaagaatcgatgtccagtcgttggagAATACTCAGCCAATCGTTTAGTCTTTGGAGAGACACCTTGGCACAAACTAGTGCTAATCTTCaaagtggggaaaatttagcggatcaggtaacaatatattatttatttgtttgtactatacccaaatttacattagttactttgattataattatttcttctccgGCATTGTGTAGATGCTTCAGGCATAAGCTTGGTataatgccaaaaccaaaaataaaaacaaatcattcacccggtgggaatgttggaatattgtcaaagattgtcctaaattcagagttgtgcctgtcggtccagaagttgtcaaGAACAGCACCCCTCTACACTTTACGCCAGTTCATGACTCGCATGTTCATGAAACCGACACACAAGAAGTGCCGGAAACGCCCCCTGAACAAGCATTGaggtcgacccgttatccaattaggccttaaggtaagaaggcttcaaagagaaaagggagtgTTTCtaagaatgattatgcaaaatatatggaagaacttgctTGCCAAagtgaattgactttggcgcgggaaatggctaaatttgaggttgataaggctagagaggaggcaaaagctgcagctgTTGAGAGATTatttcaagctaatgagagagaaagagagctacttaggcaagaaagggaagagcttaaagaagaaagaatggcttaacaagatcgtgacattatgaaggaGCCTGTGGACGAGAAGTCAccgaattctaaatatttttggaattcgGAGAAAGCGGACGTGGtgcgaaggaggcgtgcaaaggaagcgagagcaagaggagatggtcctagAACCACAAGACGAGGGACTAGGGAATTTGTTTTTAATCAgagcccataattttccaatcactttgggttgtaatttcttatttattgaatagagtactttatgttgtttccaatttattgaatttagtactttatttaaactaagagtatattcatttaatttagtaatttatttaaactaagagaatctttattcaaaggacataaacacaccaaataaaattacataaacataccaaataaaattacaaacacaccaaataaaaaaaaaactcactaaatgaacttaaaaaacacaccaaataaaagaaaataaacacaccaaataaaaacaaacacactaaatgaacttaagtttcttgagcttgtttcaattcccactggtgctctatcaagtcaatttgaGCCCCCGAAACACCcaaaaaagcatgccaaatcgATGTATCAAATGATGCCACcacctccaaaatgatactttttgctaGTTTTCTATCCCCACAAgctcattgccatgcacttggacattTTTTCCAGGTCCAATGCATACAgttgatgcttccaatcatcccaGAAAAACCTTGCATCTCggccttcttcagaagcctttgcaagtccatttCAGTAGGTCTTTGGAGGTACTTTGTGGTGTAGATAGCTTCGATTGCggagcaaaacctcatcagggaatcaagaatggttgatttccccatcctcgctatctcatccacttggtttgcaaatgctccatatgcaagcatctgAAAGGTAGCAGTAATTTTTTGCTTAGGAAAGAGACCCATAACACCAAAAGCAtctttcttttgcacaaagtaagaatcatggctacaaacagcaatcatgattttgttgaacaaatgtcgttccattctaaaacgacgtctaaagTACATATCAGGTAATGCACTGTTACAtacaaaataatcgtccaagagaTCCGTACCTcgtcgttgcctgcttctatcaatgTTTGTGGAACAGCTGGGCCTAGAGATCGGAGCCACATCTTGGATGAGTCGACAGGAATGTGAGGCTCTTTGGCTTATTGTTTCGTCATCTCTTCTTCTACGCTCCTcgtcctcttcctcttccatcACATTTTCGCCCACTGGGAGATTGAACATTTCTTCCCCTTGCTTAAACAATTCTTTCTCTTGCTCAATGATTTCCCACAacatccttgaagaagacattgtaagaaggaagcagaaacgatgaataatgatagagattttgattttggtgtgtgATTTCTTAGGATGGATGGTGGGCTATAtggaggaaaaagaaaggattaggttgtaaataatgccacgtggcatgccgtcattcgttaaaaatctaattgaaatttatcctcaaagattgtaaacAGATTGTGACACATGGCGcgacgtgattggttaaaaatcttatcgaaaatcTATCCTTAGCGATTCTGAAAAggtaatgacacgtggcacgatagCATTGGATAAATATCTTATCGAAATTTATCACCAAAAgttatcttttcggataatgacacttggcgcaaaaagaatgattaaaaatcttatccgaaattacaaataaaattattttgtattattttataaaataaaaaataccaatattttattgcctattgccatgaATATTCAGTTTTAGGAGTGGAGATGCAAAatgcaattactgttcattaaagatAGTTATCGTTCACTAGAGGCTATTCAATAGCGAGTTGCCCTAAGGGGCCTTTGCAACGTTGGAATTGCTCTAAATGATTTAGAAAATGGATTAACATTGTGTTGGTGAATtatgaatgacttgatcccttcatatggtacgtaggcagtctaatgagaaagttagatgcagtcataaaataacccaaatttaatattgttcttgattttttttaaggaaagaaATTTATTATGGTTAATAGCGTAGAGATTAACCATGACTTTATTTTGGCCTATCATCGGATTTAGGTTCCAAATAAGAATTTTAGGTCGTTACAATGGGCCTAACTTAATCTCCTGGAGCTCCACCAAACAACCGACTATCTCTCGGTTTACTGTGGAATTTGAATGCAGTGCTTTAGCTCATACTTGTGCAGAATTTCTTTGACTTTCTTATGTGCTTTGTGAGCTTCAATTTCCATTTTCTTCTCCCACCTTTTATATTGTGATAATTTGAGTACCACATACATGGCTGCAAACCCGATTTTTCATGCTCAAATGAAGCATATTAAGCTTGATTATCATTTTGTCTGTGAAACAAGTCCAAGAAGTTCTCACAAAGTTCTGTTCATTCCTTTGATCGATCAACCTGAGAATGTTCTCACCAAAGGCCTTTCCAAACcatgttttgaatttttaaagtcCAAACTTGTGACTTCGAGACCGCCAAGTTTGATGGGGGCTGTTAGTGTACGATAATTAATATGGGCTAGGTTTTGAAAATCTTTGTGGGCCTAGGTTTACTTATCCACCAAGTCATTTGacttgtatatatttgtaatcTTGTGAATCAATGAAATTAAGAAAGTTATAATTCTACACAATCACTCCATCATCCATTTCTAGATTTATCAGTGTGGATACTCTTAGAGGCTCAACACTTGGGGAGCTTTGCGTGATCCATTATGAAGAGAAAGATTGCAAGCATATGGAATGATCCAATCATGTGGCATGCACGTGGCTAGAAATTCAAGTAAGTTAATTTCGTCGA is a window from the Malus domestica chromosome 16, GDT2T_hap1 genome containing:
- the LOC139193115 gene encoding uncharacterized protein, with translation MSSSRMLWEIIEQEKELFKQGEEMFNLPVGENVMEEEEDEERRRRDDETISQRASHSCRLIQDVAPISRPSCSTNIDRSRQRRGTDLLDDYFVCNSALPDMYFRRRFRMERHLFNKIMIAVCSHDSYFVQKKDAFGVMGLFPKQKITATFQMLAYGAFANQVDEIARMGKSTILDSLMRFCSAIEAIYTTKYLQRPTEMDLQRLLKKAEMQGFSGMIGSINCMHWTWKKCPSAWQ